The following is a genomic window from Calliphora vicina chromosome 5, idCalVici1.1, whole genome shotgun sequence.
tgtttaagaaaagaaaaattttgttaaaccttttttgctaattaattataaatcatTCAAATcctgttaaatatttaattcattttataaaaatagcaaaattacagaaatatttaactatttctaaagaatttgaaaatttttaaaaaactaacctcaaaatttattttttcatttgagaaatttccatatttttatattgaagatTAAATCATAACTAAattgctttttatttaaattatttaagaactatttaaattaaacgGAATTTCTGTAACacttaaaaacaaagaaatgtaaactaatttaaatgATTACATTATAAAATGAACTCAAAGTGACACATCTTGTAAAacagatttgtttaaaataataaaaccaaaagaAAACAGCAGCCGAATTTGATatgaaaaaaaacgttttaaatttcctaaaatgcgggtcaataaaaaacattcaaatataCGTTATTCCAAATTATAGCAAAacaaatgacaaaaattttgaaaaactaaacaaaatttatggcACGTGTGTTATCAAACTAAAGATCATTCAAATTACTAGAAAAAAACATCCACAATCAAGATATGggttataaaaaaagaaaaacttacagCTGTTATGATCAAACATCTAACATTTTCccttttagcaaaattttcatttataaatgcAGATCATCAATAGTTACAAGGGATGTTTGTAAACTCATTAAACACGCAAAACTTAAAACCCATAAAGGTAggtaatattttatacatatgggGGTTCATTTATTACAACCAAAATGATCACAGCTGTGACCGTCTAGTCCTCTAAAAATCAAACACTTgtgctttattttttgttttcaatgccAGCCGAAATCAACCCCTTTTGTTTAACATATCTGGCATGAAATcaggttttgatttttttcaaaaccatTATAATATACCTATAATTATCTAGAACGGAAGTTATTTTAATCAAAAgctaaacaaaactaaaaaaaaaaatcaaaccgcAAATTGAAACTAAAGCCAGGACTAAAAAAGGCGTGTTTgatttaacaattgtttaaactCTCCTACTACATGGCAAGTTTTAATTATACATACtgaaatagaagttttattatgttttgtcCGTTAAAAATGAGTATGAAACCATGACGAAAAATCTTTTGCTTTGTTTAGGGGGTGAATTTATTGATTGATCTACATACTATATGTTCATATAGTTGGGTTGGGTTGTGTTTGCATgtgaaatgtaaataaaaataacgtaCAATTCCCACAATTGCCAGAAGCTCTGGGCCAATATAATTTCTCTATTTGAAACAAGTGTTTCGCTGAGTAACGAGGAAATTGGCTTTTATGGTTAAAATTTAAGGCTTGATTGCATTTTGTAATGGTGGGAAAGTGGGTAaattttcattcttttttttttcttcctaaAATGAATGTGATATAATAACAGGAAGTTGATTTGATAACAGTTTAAAATTcaccaaacaaaaattaagaacagttaatatttttcgaatatttcccaagaatttttatagttttttctgcaaattttcaaaatgaaaataaaattggattaaattgaaattttcattatttaactaaattttttaacaaacagaGATAATGTTctaaaagttttaaacaaaatttaaagatttttaaacaattttccaaaatattttcttcttttttactgaaattttccagattattagaaaattgatttgatTACCTAGAAACTTTAATTTTACAACTAAATTTTAACCTaatcaaaaagttttaataaaattctaaaaatttctaaCATTTCTTTACAGTTTTTggccaaattttgaaaattattatgaaATGGATTTGTTTAACCTAAAAATTTcctaattttgttagcattctaagcgaaagcaATCTAATTTTGGTTTCccaaatcagttttctttcgcttagaatgccaacgaaatctttcattcgatattgtgaaacagtctataaattttaaacaaacaaaaataatgttttgcaTAATCTAAcagttttaaggaaaattttaaacacatttttaaacatttctgtggaaatttttaaaatatttttatatttttcttattaaccTACATTTTTCCCAAACTTCTAGAATAAACACTTTCTCTAACAATAACATTTCCCCATTTTCATCACAtaactaaatttaaatctaaGCCACAATAGTTTTTTTAGTTGGATATTTCTCCACTTACCTGTTATTTTGGGTTGTCTTTTGCGCAATTGTGTTTTGCGGGGCACTGCCAATGAGGTTTCAGCATTATTGGGACCAGCGGGAACTTTGAAAACCACCATTGATTCATCTTGTGAATCATCGCAGGAATCTGTATCGGTGGCTGACTGggatatattgaaattattttcacgATCGGCACGTTCTTCCATTAACATTTCCATGTGGCTTTTGGGTGCAGGGGTAGCGGCTAAAGGTCTGACATGGGCGGCCCGTGTTAAAGTGTACATTTCGGGAGCAATGCCACTTTCTTGTGAGGAAACACGTTCCCATATATATTGAGGATTGGCAGTTAATGGAGAGCCATTGCGAAAATCAAATCCCCACTTCTTGGCAGCCTTCTCTTGGTGTTTTTCTAATTCCTCATTGAagattctttaataaaaaataataacacataGGTAAATAGTTAGTTTAgtggttttaatatttaaaaaacttataacaatattatggGAAAAGAAAACTTACTTGTTGGTTTCAATGGGGTTGGCTGGTCCAAAGAGATCTCTTTTGATGCGATTCAATTGACGGCCACAGGAAAGATTTGCTCTCATGGCATGAGGACTTGAGGTCATTTTGCAGAACTCATTAAGCATAGGATTCAAAACACGAGCAGCCGacatttttatgattattttattaatatcttttttgtaatattattattattgtttagatgttttatttgtagttattaATAACCTTCACTtgtttttgtctgtttttttctatatttttgttcaGTTCTCCAACTTATTCActtttatgtatgttttttttttatttatttgcgtCTTTTGCTTATGGCAACTGTCAAAAATTTGGCGCCAAAATAACTGACAATTTCCCCACTTTGTGtagaaaataaaagctttttgctCCACCTCAACCCAGTACAGTTGCTCCAATAAACAACACaacacacaaaaacaaattctgTTGTATTTTCTTCTTTCTTTCTTCTCACAAACAATAGATGAAGTGAGGTTAGGTAGAgttaattatttgttaaataaattgtttatagactttattttatttaaatttgttgttaattaatattattaattaaatttattcaatagtttttaagtttttgtagtaaaatgtatattttttaggaaattttctgGTCGTCACTCTCTTGTTTATGTTATACActcgtatttttattatttttgtctatTGTGAATTgttgaaaagctttttttgtaacagtgttgttgtttgtgtttagttttaataaaaacttttttctttagcttttgttgttttaattgtttttatttagttcacggttgtatttttattatactacactttgttattaagttaataatataaatttgtttatattttttttcaagaaaataatataaatttttaaacaatttcaaagtATTTATAATATTGCGTGATTCTTATTTAAACACAGTTTTCACTCGTATGAATATAAGACGTTTAGATGTTTACTGGCTGAGTAGTCTCTCTTAACTAAATTATAATGACCTCACTAGAGCTCTACTATGCTAACGAACGAAGCTAATGCAATGTGATGAAAAACATACACATCTACtactaacaacaacaactaacacACAAGGCAGCATAAAACCAGGCAGAGCAGCGGCAGCATGAGCAAAACAAAGCAGCAGCATAaaagaaactaaataaaaacaagcaaAGAGCAGTAGTAGgtagaaaaaataaacattaaaagtaaaaaaaataaaagtaaacattaACACACACGTATAAACGTACACCCtggcaacaacaaataaatagtgGTGGTGGATTTTTTTCATGTATCTTTAACAAAAGAAGaccaatttgaatttaacattatcatcaaggcgaattaatacaaggtggtgttagttctacaaaaacaacgattggtcttaacaaatgtcaaaaaaccaaaatgaaaaatttaacaaataagtatttaaacttaatatagtgtagataattgaataatgagggctttacttatttatgtaaacaataaatattttgttaataagcttagaatatgtagatatttaaatataaaaacaagatttgacaattgttagaaccaaaatgcgaaaaaaaaaattatcagctgtttgactgactccaccttgtataaattcgccttgattatCATGTAATAACTTAACAGTGCCCTGCACAGTTGCTTAGTTTAGGTACcaaaattaagtattttctgTTATTTAACAGAAACAAGCCCATTTGATCACACAATCTACATTTATACATATAGAATATTAtccccaaatatatttttgtccatttaaaaattgtttacattttctttAGCTATTTACCTCTCTTTCTCTTCGGTCTGTctctttttttcttctaattttatattttgttttgaccCTGCtgtacttttttttcccaaacgaTCTTTCGAATCTTATTAATTCTAGTTTTCCTTGTGTTTATCTTGTTCTGTGAGTGTGAGAGTgtaattttctatcaaaaataaaaacaaaaaatctgtttgtatcttttttacttgttattttcatagtattttgttgtacatttttctaggttttctgtttattttgattatgaaaattcttatttttgttttgatgcATCTTATGTATATTCTAaacagtttgttttatttgttggtGAAATTCTTCTTGGATTCTATTTTAAAACAAGCAtcctttaacaaaaatattatttcttattGCAAAAGAAAGAGTCAAGTTAGTTTTTTCGGGTTCCAGAAGACTTAAAAAGTAATAGGAATACAAAAGAAGAAAATtgtaagttttaaatatttaaaatatgtaaataagaaaagaaatttttttgggaaaggTCAGCATTTCTTTTTatcacaatttaaaatattcataaattatGCCAGCAGTTTTAAGTTTCTACAACTTTAAATTTATGTGATAGGTATTTTCAATTATAGGTACTTTagctaaaagataaaaataaaatattgttctaaatcTACAAAATAAAGCCACTCTCGAagtaatagatttttaaaaactaaattttttacattaaaatttataacaaaatacagttgtgtaaaataaatatcaaatagGTACCTATTAGAAATGGATtcatggaatgaaaggctgacattctttaattacggattaagattttagtgaattaagctcaaattttattaattaattcgaagctgtgatatttaataattataacactaagtttttatatgaaatttggcaataatattcctaatttacagtatcattgtATACCtatttcgggaaaaaaaatttcttgatTCCCGGTCATCAAAAAATGTCGGGAAATTATAAACCCTAATCAATAgaaatccatattgtctatatcaatgacttagtaatccagatatatgtatatcaaaaatcgGGGTAGTCggggtttttttgtttatatttcagccatttttggGTTGAACCGGGACAATAGCggttatattgatgtatgaatcatgtatgtaagttattgggtggctttagaaaattgatttcaatatacagacggacagacagacatggctatatcgattccgctatatataacgatccagaatatcgcaaatgaaaaatgtataaattacaaacgtaatgacaaacttatggaGGGTGGTATAACAAAGAATGTACTTTAAATTATTACTTAAATTTTGCCTCCATTCATTGTTCTCTTTGTTTACTTTGTGACAATAAAATGTcagtattaaattatttgtgtcatttttgtttctaaataaaatttttatgaattttaaatacgcAATACACTTTTACAAACAGTTTGTATTCCAAACAGAcaatttacatatttgtttgtttaattttgtttttatttacaaacaatACCCACAATTTCGTTATTTACTTTGCCGTTTCCACTAACTAATCTTAATGTTTGAGTGTAGCGCGTCacattgttttgaaattgtcaTTGAGCAAagctttttgattaaaaatgtttgtgcaTAACGAATGTTTGTGTGGGGGGGACGTATGTATGTACGTCATTGAGAAAGggaattaaattaattgttacatatttttaaaattgtaattggAAACTGGCATTCAACTTAATCAATTATACATTAATTAATcaataaacattaatttaatagaCTATTTAATAAGAAAAGTTCACCCACTCAATACATTTTTGACAAGA
Proteins encoded in this region:
- the dap gene encoding cyclin-dependent kinase inhibitor 1B; the encoded protein is MSAARVLNPMLNEFCKMTSSPHAMRANLSCGRQLNRIKRDLFGPANPIETNKIFNEELEKHQEKAAKKWGFDFRNGSPLTANPQYIWERVSSQESGIAPEMYTLTRAAHVRPLAATPAPKSHMEMLMEERADRENNFNISQSATDTDSCDDSQDESMVVFKVPAGPNNAETSLAVPRKTQLRKRQPKITEYMKERKRLAQTPKKVSPAKRMRTSSGSSSASSSSASHFNHAVNANSIAAHFSVRTQRHN